A window of the Bradysia coprophila strain Holo2 chromosome X unlocalized genomic scaffold, BU_Bcop_v1 contig_128, whole genome shotgun sequence genome harbors these coding sequences:
- the LOC119067666 gene encoding uncharacterized protein LOC119067666 isoform X2, which translates to MCTVERISQDDRWTQRRNMKLPLVLLTFILMQGGNAAGDNCWWTGCQPNTWEIRGCNPGTEQQGIEDCEGGNKYKCCPNTDSSQTTTESTLPHTPGCWWTGCQPDDWAVRGCNSEGMEERMTMDCENGNRYQCCPITKKTTSSSISDIDPDTGLSYLNLAKYLLAKNPTFNLGERLSCTLLDPDRKYLVRFGSYAVPACDMCPSFNQLLYENRLLHESPIRVLSDINFPECFGTCSENQSECVAFSHDSIARTCYQFNETVDARMSAESGFRTVIMTQPTGTVGEWNYIRNVKLTAPISNQVSSESFQDCMSNCDEDSNCRAVSYHFDSRACVMCSDLKNIESSLASSYASAFKQSSFKKGSAGDNFKLMNDDLLSASITEYKTPDAGCAKYSNNSIGAYYKPQCLFNPIKDCIVGQRCKFCYYPERSDSKKDLDICPDSIIPKAKNVLSQIEKHLAKCLELEDCIAVTFGTTYFNPIFITDSNVEKVSDSSIVYLLKNFHGHYNLILSSKLEKSSVQAGSADFVQITITSLSDCVARCNSESSCNRFSYVKRTQTCSLSSPDGMINHTDDGSEQVVGIKEIPISFTGNRYTEIPGYTAHPEVDGMYFLGNQDCSSNCHQSCQDACSSTHNCSIVIMSQNGDRMICRLYSSKDLVMEPEDFSRIMYRVNTVNINREFLDALPLFQSSDVFDCFETSNQQSQTSLDLVLPMDDSTVEIQRRRKRGIFSAIGNFFKSAAETVVETVKGVAEDIGHTVEAAGKLITGDTKGASEAIQQVGIVQDGISAVKSVGSLIKGDLEGAKEHFRDISYVQAAEGVVDTGKALIEGDWDKLGESGGEAAVGVAASFIPVIGRGKKGKRGGKKKKKVDEEVNKENHSNNKDKRSTDHEERHRENEQQGKTKKCKIRKRSRRAAGTKRPRPSKSDCDDDDDDSDDDDDNTKFCPKLTFKNLLKKSRTNTAQCKRRRVGQHCDFECDPGYDEKPDHRVKCDKSGGTLRWNQQGNRCEAESCSVRGVHNLIVISTPKPGAPNGKKMTAYVILFNKSRKIPTWSVALHDSSEFGLTDLTGLTASESAGRHASFLKHPCPELVSNQANDQSYARSGWEKGHLTPARVIRWSLKASRSVNLYVNVAPQDSVTNQQIWERIEDNAFCTGKKLRSIVATGTCSASIGSIKNGVDIPACFWKMICYVRDGQHHVVGFVIQNTKLSSSDKASIDSRREDSFIPRSQSYVIAHAAISPTKNPFLLSAPDVLRNREVFSLGPGIEGIVSVQPLLCAAALSLTADEEKQWKDGMKAQSDALAISSSSSKKKQKSKRRKTKRALIGSGSACCSPDEMSNFLASLTSTDDEDDEDDSDDEDDDEEIESTESLVSSASCGKRIVGYFTSWGKYKFSPRMAHRLTHVIFAFLETRSNGEVKVGCVDPEHSEDCTKDEELAHKRLKQLFSVTEHFDHLNVMFAVGGWENSQYFSAIAADRERRIVFIASLIQVIKDYGFDGVDVDWEYPVTGGAHEGVTEDKSNYVTLLSELRTALNNLAKLQGRDRPYLMSIAGAAGQWTLDPGYDMKGLIEQLDFINVMTYDYFGAWGSKWGAFTGPPAPLYFGMPKGFSGKTNVAWTVKYYACRSKQPHKINMGVPFYGRYWENVADVIDPSNPMWRKAEAVSGEFKGGAYTWRQLQFNISQGTFGNIEFNERTKSKYAYNSASRLYLGLEDPETLRYKVDFAVENNLGGLMIWALDQDDDGLTMLETVYDANLCANTNPSDIRFKCLPTDEQLWWTPENSDEDLQGRCGEFAPLIGGRYAACDPDDPGYSCCSEAGYCGSGPDFCDCPGCVDHGKNPDKLFDHARIPTADELRFRDSCKPNWENGCEKDDDCCSRNCFKGEKDDWKAGLCKAGKKTT; encoded by the exons ATGTGCACTGTGGAAAGAATCAGTCAAGACGACAG ATGGACACAACGAAGAAATATGAAACTTCCGTTGGTTCTACTTACATTTATATTGATGCAAGGAGGCAACGCAGCGGGCGACAACTGCTGGTGGACAGGGTGTCAGCCAAATACCTGGGAAATCAGAGGTTGCAATCCCGGTACGGAACAACAAGGAATTGAGGATTGTGAGGGTGGAAACAAATACAAATGCTGCCCCAACACTGACTCAAGTCAAACTACTACAGAAAGCACTTTGCCACATACTCCTGGATGTTGGTGGACTGGATGTCAACCAGATGACTGGGCTGTTAGGGGTTGCAATTCGGAGGGCATGGAAGAACGAATGACCATGGATTGTGAAAATGGAAATCGATACCAATGTTGTCCCATCACAAAGAAAACTACAAGCAGTTCGATTAGTGATATTGATCCCGACACCGGGCTTTCCTATTTAAATTTAGCGAAGTATCTTCTCGCTAAGAATCCAACGTTTAATCTTGGAGAGCGGCTATCATGCACACTTCTGGATCCAGATAGAAAGTATCTAGTCAGGTTTGGGTCGTATGCCGTCCCCGCTTGTGATATGTGTCCGTCTTTCAATCAACTCTTATATGAAAACCGACTCCTCCATGAAAGTCCGATTAGAGTGCTCTCGGACATAAACTTTCCAGAATGTTTCGGCACCTGTTCAGAGAACCAGTCGGAATGTGTTGCGTTCAGCCACGATTCCATTGCTCGAACTTGTTACCAGTTTAATGAAACCGTTGACGCCCGAATGTCAGCTGAAAGTGGATTTAGAACGGTCATCATGACTCAACCCACAGGAACTGTTGGCGAGTGGAATTACATTCGGAATGTGAAGCTAACGGCTCCAATCTCAAATCAAGTTTCATCTGAGTCATTTCAGGATTGTATGTCGAACTGCGACGAGGACTCTAACTGCCGAGCAGTTTCATACCATTTCGACTCTCGTGCCTGTGTAATGTGTTCGGATTTGAAAAATATCGAGTCATCGCTAGCTTCTAGCTATGCGTCTGCATTCAAACAGTCATCGTTTAAAAAAGGATCTGCAGGAGACAATTTTAAGCTCATGAATGACGACCTACTTTCCGCGTCTATCACCGAGTATAAGACCCCAGATGCAGGCTGCGCAAAGTACTCCAACAACTCAATCGGAGCTTATTACAAGCCTCAGTGTCTCTTCAACCCGATCAAAGATTGCATTGTTGGGCAGCGATGCAAGTTCTGCTACTACCCGGAACGTAGTGATAGCAAGAAAGATCTGGACATTTGTCCAGACAGCATCATCCCGAAAGCCAAAAATGTTCTCAGTCAGATAGAGAAACATCTTGCAAAGTGTCTTGAACTCGAAGACTGTATCGCGGTGACTTTTGGGACCACATACTTCAATCCGATCTTCATAACCGATTCAAACGTTGAAAAAGTGTCGGACTCTTCAATCGTCTActtgttgaaaaatttccaCGGCCACTACAATCTGATTTTATCGTCCAAATTAGAGAAATCTTCGGTGCAGGCTGGCAGTGCAGACTTTGTTCAGATCACAATCACATCTTTGTCAGACTGTGTGGCAAGATGTAACTCAGAGTCATCATGTAACCGATTCTCGTACGTTAAGCGTACGCAAACATGCTCACTCTCGTCCCCGGACGGAATGATAAACCACACTGACGACGGATCTGAACAAGTAGTCGGCATAAAAGAAATTCCGATATCCTTCACCGGGAACCGTTACACAGAAATTCCAGGCTACACGGCACATCCCGAAGTTGATGGGATGTATTTTTTGGGCAATCAAGACTGCTCTTCCAACTGTCATCAATCCTGTCAAGACGCATGCAGTTCGACGCACAACTGTTCGATTGTCATCATGTCCCAGAATGGAGACCGAATGATATGTCGCTTGTACAGTTCTAAAGACCTAGTAATGGAACCAGAAGACTTCAGCCGTATTATGTATCGAGTGAACACAGTCAACATCAATCGTGAATTCCTGGACGCTCTACCACTATTTCAGTCTTCCGACGTATTTGACTGCTTTGAAACGTCGAACCAGCAATCGCAAACGAGCCTCGATTTGGTGCTTCCAATGGACGATTCTACCGTTGAAATTCAGCGTAGAAGAAAACGAGGTATTTTCAGTGCTATCGGCAATTTCTTTAAATCAGCCGCGGAAACCGTTGTGGAAACTGTGAAGGGTGTGGCAGAAGACATTGGACATACAGTAGAAGCGGCAGGGAAATTAATCACCGGTGACACAAAAGGCGCCTCCGAAGCTATTCAGCAAGTTGGCATTGTACAAGACGGTATAAGTGCTGTAAAATCTGTTGGCAGTCTCATAAAAGGTGACCTGGAAGGAGCAAAGGAACATTTTCGCGATATCTCTTATGTTCAGGCAGCTGAAGGAGTCGTTGACACTGGCAAG GCGCTCATAGAAGGTGACTGGGACAAACTTGGCGAATCAGGTGGAGAAGCAGCTGTTGGTGTTGCTGCTAGTTTCATTCCCGTTATTGGCCGCGGAAAGAAGGGAAAACGTGGTggcaagaagaagaagaaggtgGACGAAGAGGTCAACAAAGAAAACCATTCTAACAACAAGGACAAGCGTTCCACTGACCATGAGGAACGACATCGCGAAAACGAACAACAAGGCAAGACAAAGAAATGCAAGATACGCAAACGATCTCGGCGCGCAGCTGGCACAAAACGACCTAGACCATCAAAATCTGActgtgatgatgatgatgatgattctGACGACGACGATGATAACACAAAATTCTGTCCCAAGTTAACATTCAAGAATCTACTCAAGAAATCAAGGACGAACACGGCTCAATGTAAACGACGTCGCGTGGGACAGCATTGCGATTTCGAGTGTGATCCTGGCTACGACGAGAAACCGGATCATCGTGTCAAGTGCGATAAGAGTGGCGGTACGTTGCGTTGGAATCAGCAGGGAAACCGCTGTGAAGCAGAATCGTGCTCTGTTAGAGGTGTGCACAATTTGATTGTTATATCAACTCCAAAACCTGGAGCGCCTAATGGGAAGAAGATGACTGCCTACGTAATCCTGTTCAACAAAAGTCGAAAGATTCCAACTTGGTCGGTGGCACTGCATGACAGTAGCGAATTCGGATTGACGGACTTAACAGGGCTGACTGCTAGCGAATCAGCTGGACGGCATGCAAGTTTCTTAAAGCATCCCTGCCCTGAGCTTGTTAGTAATCAAGCCAACGATCAGTCTTATGCAAGATCAGGTTGGGAAAAGGGTCATCTGACGCCAGCACGTGTAATTCGTTGGTCATTGAAAGCCAGTCGATCCGTGAATCTTTATGTGAATGTTGCACCCCAAGATAGCGTCACAAATCAACAGATCTGGGAACGGATCGAAGATAACGCCTTTTGCACTGGTAAAAAATTGCGGAGCATTGTTGCCACAGGAACGTGTTCAG CAAGCATCGGAAGCATTAAAAATGGCGTCGATATACCTGCCTGCTTCTGGAAAATGATTTGTTACGTTCGTGATGGTCAACATCACGTGGTTGGCTTTGTGATTCAAAACACAAAGCTGTCGTCCTCCGACAAGGCCAGTATTGATAGTCGGCGGGAAGATAGCTTCATTCCTCGTAGTCAAAGCTATGTCATCGCTCATGCGGCCATTAGTCCCACCAAGAATCCATTTCTCTTGTCCGCACCTGATGTCTTAAGAAATCGTGAGGTGTTTAGCCTTGGACCTGGCATTGAAGGTATTGTTTCAGTACAGCCATTACTGTGCGCCGCTGCATTGAGTCTAACCGCCGACGAAGAAAAACAATGGAAAGACGGTATGAAGGCGCAGTCAGACGCTTTGGCGATCTCGTCGTCTTCATCCAAGAAGAAACAGAAATCGAAAAGGCGAAAAACTAAACGAGCTTTAATTGGTAGCGGTAGTGCGTGCTGTTCGCCGGACGAAATGTCCAATTTTCTCGCTTCCCTCACCTCTACTGACGATGAGGATGATGAAGATGATTCCGATGATGAAGACGACGATGAGGAAATTGAATCAACCGAATCTCTTGTGTCGTCAGCATCGTGTGGCAAACGAATCGTTGGTTACTTCACATCCTGGGGAAAGTATAAATTTAGTCCTCGTATGGCGCATCGATTGACTCACGTGATATTTGCGTTCCTGGAAACCCGTTCGAATGGAGAAGTTAAAGTTGGTTGTGTGGATCCGGAACATAGCGAGGACTGTACAAAAGATGAAGAACTTGCACACAAACGCCTAAAACAGCTATTTAGTGTCACGGAACACTTTGACCATCTGAACGTCATGTTTGCCGTTGGTGGTTGGGAAAACTCTCAATATTTCAGTGCAATCGCAGCTGACCGGGAGCGACGTATAGTCTTCATTGCATCTCTAATTCAAGTTATCAAAGACTACGGTTTTGACGGAGTTGATGTAGATTGGGAATACCCCGTGACAGGAGGTGCTCATGAAGGTGTAACTGAAGACAAATCGAATTATGTCACGCTTTTGTCCGAACTGCGAACAGCATTGAACAATCTTGCCAAGCTTCAAGGACGCGATCGACCTTATTTGATGTCCATTGCTGGTGCTGCAGGACAGTGGACACTTGATCCTGGATATGATATGAAAGGTTTGATCGAACAACTGGATTTCATCAATGTTATGACATACGATTACTTCGGCGCTTGGGGCAGCAAGTGGGGAGCATTCACTGGACCTCCAGCACCATTATACTTTGGGATGCCAAAAGGTTTTAGTGGAAAAACAAACGTTGCCTGGACAGTGAAGTACTATGCGTGCCGAAGCAAACAGCCTCACAAAATCAACATGGGCGTTCCATTTTATGGCCGTTACTGGGAAAATGTGGCCGACGTAATCGATCCGTCTAATCCTATGTGGCGAAAAGCTGAAGCTGTATCCGGAGAATTTAAAGGTGGAGCTTACACTTGGAGACAACTTCAGTTTAACATATCACAGGGTACATTCGGCAACATAGAATTTAACGAACGAACTAAGTCAAAGTACGCGTACAACTCGGCTTCTCGACTTTATCTTGGCTTGGAAGATCCGGAAACATTGAGATATAAAGTGGATTTTGCGGTGGAAAATAACTTAGGCGGATTGATGATCTGGGCGCTCGATCAAGATGACGATGGTCTTACGATGCTGGAAACAGTTTACGATGCCAACCTGTGTGCCAATACAAATCCGTCTGATATTCGATTTAAGTGTTTGCCCACAGACGAGCAACTATGGTGGACACCTGAAAACTCGGACGAAGATCTTCAAGGCAGATGTGGCGAATTTGCGCCACTTATTGGTGGCCGTTACGCGGCATGTGATCCAGATGATCCCGGATACAGCTGCTGCAGCGAAGCAGGCTATTGTGGCAGTGGTCCAGATTTTTGTGATTGTCCTGGCTGCGTGGATCATGGAAAGAATCCGGACAAACTGTTTGATCATGCACGGATCCCGACCGCTGACGAATTACGATTCCGCGATAGTTGTAAGCCGAATTGGGAAAACGGATGTGAGAAGGATGACGACTGCTGTTCGCGGAATTGTTTTAAGGGAGAAAAGGATGATTGGAAGGCCGGTCTATGCAAAGCCGGAAAAAAGACGACCTAG